CGAGGCGATGGATCGGCTGTTTGAGGAGAGTTTCGTCCGTCCGTTCGGGCCGCTTTTCCGGGCCGAGGGCGTGAGTACCCTGGCCATTGACATGTACGAAACCGACAACGACGTGGTGGTCAAGGCTTCCGTCCCCGGCGTCAAGGCCAAGGACCTGGACATCACCGTTACCGGCAACATGCTGACCATCAAGGGCGAAGTCAAGGAAGAGAGCGAAGGCAAGAAAGGCGACTACCATTATCGCGAGCGCCGGTACGGGGCGTTCCAGCGGTCGGTTACCCTGCCGGTGGACGTGCAGGCCGACAAGGCCGAGGCGACCTTTGAGGACGGCGTG
This is a stretch of genomic DNA from Chloroflexota bacterium. It encodes these proteins:
- a CDS encoding Hsp20/alpha crystallin family protein, with amino-acid sequence MADLVRWDPFREMVSLREAMDRLFEESFVRPFGPLFRAEGVSTLAIDMYETDNDVVVKASVPGVKAKDLDITVTGNMLTIKGEVKEESEGKKGDYHYRERRYGAFQRSVTLPVDVQADKAEATFEDGVLTLRLPKVEEAKPKQITIKAK